The following coding sequences are from one Arthrobacter sp. PvP023 window:
- a CDS encoding MFS transporter translates to MTVFSELRMRPATAGGWAWDASTTARLVMAGVVIFTLLVGANLATPLYPLLQANLGIGSFGITVAFSAYVLALVSTLMLAGHWSDHIGRRAALLLAVVVGLAGGMIFANADSLAMLSAGRALQGIAVALATGASSAALRELLPARPDWASRFTLLASAGGVAAGPAIGGILSLLPGPTSTPYYLHSVVLIAMLVPLYLLKARPAISSVAGPQPLKVLAPRRPSVSSAARGAFWLASAVGFLSFTVFGFCLSLAPGYFAQIVGADSRPLIGVLAGLTLGASALSQLLAVRGRFVVPAGLAVLAVSVLLIAAAAAWRSPWLLIAASLAAGVGQGVSFRTVFNDVAGKVEASRHAQIISTVYVITYLGSALPVIGLGMATTVYGLQAAVAGFVVLCALLAFVLAAVSLAAALRQPA, encoded by the coding sequence ATGACTGTCTTCAGCGAACTCCGCATGCGCCCGGCTACCGCCGGCGGCTGGGCATGGGACGCCTCCACCACGGCACGGCTGGTGATGGCCGGCGTGGTGATCTTCACGCTCCTTGTCGGTGCGAACCTGGCAACCCCGCTGTACCCGCTGCTCCAGGCGAACCTGGGCATCGGGTCTTTCGGCATCACTGTGGCGTTTTCCGCCTATGTCCTGGCGCTGGTGTCCACGCTCATGCTGGCCGGGCACTGGTCAGATCACATCGGCCGCCGGGCCGCGCTGCTGCTCGCCGTCGTCGTGGGCCTGGCCGGCGGAATGATCTTTGCCAACGCGGACAGCCTGGCCATGCTGTCCGCCGGGCGCGCCCTCCAGGGCATCGCGGTGGCCCTGGCCACCGGAGCCAGTTCCGCTGCCCTGCGCGAACTGCTGCCGGCCCGCCCCGACTGGGCCTCGCGCTTCACCCTGCTGGCCTCCGCCGGGGGAGTCGCCGCCGGTCCGGCCATCGGCGGCATCCTTTCCCTCCTGCCGGGGCCCACCTCCACGCCGTACTACCTTCATTCGGTGGTTCTCATCGCCATGCTGGTTCCGCTCTACCTGCTCAAAGCGCGTCCGGCCATCAGTTCCGTCGCCGGCCCGCAGCCGCTGAAGGTGCTGGCGCCCCGCCGTCCCTCCGTCTCGAGTGCAGCCCGGGGCGCCTTCTGGCTGGCGTCCGCCGTCGGGTTCCTGAGCTTCACCGTTTTCGGCTTCTGCCTTTCGCTCGCGCCCGGCTACTTTGCCCAGATCGTCGGCGCCGATTCCCGCCCCCTCATTGGAGTGCTCGCCGGATTGACGCTCGGAGCTTCCGCCCTCAGCCAGTTGCTGGCCGTCCGCGGAAGGTTTGTGGTGCCTGCCGGCCTGGCTGTGCTGGCTGTATCAGTGCTCTTGATTGCCGCTGCCGCCGCCTGGAGGAGCCCCTGGCTGCTCATCGCCGCGAGCCTGGCCGCAGGCGTCGGCCAGGGAGTGTCCTTCCGGACCGTGTTCAACGATGTGGCCGGAAAAGTGGAGGCGTCGAGGCATGCCCAGATCATCAGCACCGTCTACGTGATCACCTACCTTGGCAGCGCACTGCCGGTGATCGGCCTGGGAATGGCGACGACGGTGTACGGGCTGCAGGCGGCGGTGGCAGGATTCGTGGTGCTCTGCGCCCTCCTCGCGTTTGTCCTGGCTGCCGTGAGCCTGGCCGCAGCCCTCCGCCAGCCGGCCTGA
- a CDS encoding helix-turn-helix transcriptional regulator has translation MAHPLRVQILEMLSRYGAQTACSLGELLNESSGSTSYHLRQLAKHDFVREVEGKGTARERWWERPRGAIQITSPELATSPATEEASRLVTREFEHSRQAVLADFMAHGSDSLDAEWLHAALISTANARLTADQLARYTTALEAYGHRLLEDIRNEGEQEGARPVQIHLNAFPILGVPASAGGRARTSRNVERQNTQPESPERKVP, from the coding sequence TTGGCACACCCGCTGCGTGTGCAGATCCTCGAGATGCTCTCCCGCTACGGGGCGCAGACGGCCTGTAGCCTGGGTGAACTGCTCAACGAATCCAGCGGATCCACCAGCTATCACCTTCGGCAGCTGGCAAAGCATGACTTCGTCCGGGAAGTTGAGGGCAAGGGCACGGCCCGGGAACGCTGGTGGGAACGCCCGCGCGGGGCTATCCAGATCACCTCTCCGGAACTGGCAACATCTCCTGCCACGGAGGAAGCCTCCCGGCTGGTCACTCGCGAGTTTGAACACAGCAGGCAGGCGGTCCTGGCGGACTTCATGGCACACGGCAGCGACAGCCTTGATGCCGAATGGCTCCATGCGGCCCTGATAAGCACTGCGAATGCGCGGCTCACAGCGGACCAGCTGGCGAGGTACACCACCGCCCTGGAAGCCTACGGACACCGCCTGTTGGAGGACATCAGGAATGAAGGCGAGCAGGAAGGCGCCCGCCCGGTTCAGATCCACCTGAACGCCTTCCCCATCCTCGGCGTTCCCGCATCAGCGGGAGGCCGGGCCCGCACGTCGCGGAACGTAGAACGCCAGAACACACAACCGGAAAGTCCTGAAAGGAAAGTGCCATGA
- a CDS encoding 2-nitropropane dioxygenase: MSTVSATGSAACSLYRRPTVVESAAAGLGAALVRWAERRRVILSDWAERERAAVLRREQLDVLRSDIMGAAHSGLYIWH, encoded by the coding sequence ATGAGCACAGTCTCCGCCACCGGATCAGCTGCCTGCAGCCTGTACCGCAGGCCCACCGTCGTCGAGTCGGCTGCGGCAGGACTGGGTGCTGCGCTGGTCCGCTGGGCTGAACGCCGGCGGGTCATTCTCTCCGACTGGGCCGAACGCGAACGCGCTGCCGTGCTCCGCCGGGAGCAGCTGGATGTCCTTCGCAGCGACATCATGGGCGCCGCGCACTCAGGGCTCTACATCTGGCACTAG
- a CDS encoding Lrp/AsnC family transcriptional regulator: MSSGAKNIRLGAGTEPLDAIDERLLAALVDDARISNKQLAELVGIAPSTALMRTRALSERGIIQGFEAKLSLSAIGRSVQALIAVRLRAHDREQIDRFTSRVPRLPAVLSTFHTSGSVDYLLHIAVATTEDLRDWVLDNLATDPVVGHTETTLVFEHIPGNHGPLPD; the protein is encoded by the coding sequence GTGAGTAGCGGTGCGAAGAATATTCGGCTGGGCGCGGGAACCGAACCGCTGGACGCCATCGACGAGAGGCTGCTGGCAGCCCTCGTGGACGACGCACGGATCTCAAACAAGCAGCTGGCCGAGCTCGTGGGCATTGCCCCGTCCACGGCCCTCATGCGCACGCGGGCACTGTCCGAACGCGGCATCATCCAGGGCTTCGAAGCGAAACTGAGCCTGTCAGCCATCGGGCGGTCCGTCCAGGCACTCATCGCTGTGCGGCTCCGCGCCCACGACCGCGAACAGATCGACCGGTTCACGTCACGGGTGCCCCGGCTCCCGGCCGTGCTGTCCACCTTCCACACTTCCGGATCGGTGGACTACCTGCTGCACATTGCCGTGGCCACTACCGAGGACCTGCGCGACTGGGTCCTGGACAACCTGGCCACCGATCCCGTGGTGGGCCACACCGAAACCACACTGGTGTTCGAACACATCCCCGGCAACCACGGGCCACTGCCGGACTGA